Sequence from the Amphiprion ocellaris isolate individual 3 ecotype Okinawa chromosome 1, ASM2253959v1, whole genome shotgun sequence genome:
GAAGCTAGAATTTTCTGCAGCAGATTTTGCTAGTACTTATGCTTCTTGTAGGTGATGCAGGAAGCCACCTTTCAGCAAAGCATTTTTACTTGCCTAGATCCATTATGTTTGGCTGATCAAACAGGTCGAACTGTGGTTGCAGCGGTCAGCGTCGACATCTGAATGTGAACCTCCACAAACTGAAGGCTCAAATATTCTTCcatgaaagacaaaaacaaagatggGCAAATTGTGAAGCTGTGAGAATGAGGTGAACAGAAGATCAGCTGCTGAATTATAGGATTACATGACCTTTTTAGCAGTAAATAGTCACTTTTGTttgaaatatgtattttttttttagatggtGCGACATTTGGTTATGAAAATTTATCTGGAATGGCTAAAATTGCAAGATCTCAACTTAAACAAATGAATTGTATATCCTTGTTGCTGCACCAGCGACTCCTACTGGTCGGTGATGACTTCTCTAAGGAGCAGGGTGGAATGTAGAGATCATTAAAGCATCACGACTAGAAATACTACTGACCAACACTAGCAGTAGCAGTGAGTAGAGTTAAGCTGAAGAGATTTTACTATATTCCAGATCCCAGCGAAAACGTAAAGTATGTAATGGAAAATTACTGAACAGTATAgtccagaggtgtcaaactcattctagttcaggttccacattcattgattttaatctcaagtgggccggaccagtaaaatcataagaTATaaaccgataaataaccacagctccaaatttttcctttgttttagtgtaaaaaagtatattcagaaaatgttcacatataaagaattatctttctacaaaatattatgaacaacctaaagttcaatttcaacaacattcagcctgagtttatcatttccacattacaacttccagatcacagagtgtctagaaaggaacacaacattcagtcacagctatctggaactgaacaatacagtattttactttaaaaaagacaaaaaataagagaaattattacaaaaacgacacacaaacaacaaaaacaagaaacaaaatgaccaaaaatgagacaaatgacacaaaacaaaacaaaaaatgacaaaaaaatgagacaaaaagttgcaaactgacaaaaaaatggacaaatgagaaaataggacaaaactgagacacgaaatgacaaaaacaatacacaaaacaatgattaaagcaaaacacaaaatgacaaaaatgacacaaaaaacacaagcgagacaaaaaggaaactcaaaacaacaaaaccgaggaacaaaacgacaaaaacgtgacacaaatgataaaaatcagacaaaaaagacaaaaaaaacaagacaaaatattacaacaatgagacacaaaataacaaaagaacaatgaacaatctagtattttatgatcagagcaacttgtcatggtctagaaattattttaaatttatagttttacaaatttacaatctgcagttaatgtcttctctggaatttttacactttgagggccggattggaccctctggagggccggttttggctcgcgggccgcatgtttgacagccCTGGTATAGTCCATCCCGCTGCAGATGTAACTGAAACAGCTTTAATCTTCTATCTACACAGCACAAGGACGTAACCATAGTTACTAGGTGCTTAGTTTCGGGGAGTGAATAGTTTTGAGGAGATAGGGTCGTTATCTAACAACCCCAACTCACAAAAGTATGTAGAAATGCACACCTCCTAGTCCTCAACCCACCCTTCACCTTTCCTTTTATCCTCCCTTCTTTCTTTAAAGGTTCTGtgcatttccttatttttatcatttgccTTCTGCGGACCTCCATGGTCCATGAAGAAATGAACCATTAATCGACAAACTCTGTTGTTGAAAACAGACATTTCCAACACAGCTAAACtaaaaatattaacagaaaAGACACGTATGGATGTTGCAACCAGCTGCTCAACAGGAGGTTTTAGTTGTTAGACAGATCTGCTTCTAAAAAATGATTCTACAGAACCCCATCCAGTGAACTTTGTTAAAGGTTGCTAAAACCTCAGAGAATGACTTGTAGTTACACTATGAAGCAGCGGGGTTCCCCTCGGCTTCTAAACGATTTGCTAAATGTCAAGCAAAACCCTGCAGTCACACACAAGAGTACAAAGACGTGTCATGAGAGCTGCAGTGCGGTCAAAGTGTCGTGTTTGTATGTTGCCAAGACACTGTTGTCTGGCTACCGTGGTTCCCTGGTGATTTATCTTGATGGAGGACTCTCATGAGTTTCACCTGAGAGCGCATGAACAGTCACATACATGTACAGTACAAACAGTTTGCCAGACACCCCATAGGATGAAAGAAACACCTGGAGTGCACTGCGTTCTGTCTTTGGTGATCTTCTCCTTTAATTGTCAAACTAAACAGGCTGCAGGCCAGAGCAGAGTCATTTGGTCTTGTGGTTCTGATTCAGACTGGGGTAGAAATCTCTACTGTCTTCAGATGGATTTTTCTTAGACCAAGCACAGAGGCCGACATGAAGGCCAAAGCTCTGTCAGTGAAGGAGTGCACCTGGATGTCAGAGGAGTGCCACCTAGTGGAGGAGCAGCATGGAGATACCCAGAGGGACAACCTTTGTTTACCAAACATCTTCAGATCCAAAAAGGTGAAGCCGCTAATCAAGGTCCAGAGCAGCCACAATTACCAGGTTTACCACACAGCCAGAGAGCTGATGATGGAGGTGCTGGACAGAGAAGCTGTTCAGGAGCTGACTAGAAGAGCTGCTGGTGTGAAGACAGGAGGGAATCGTTCATCTCACAgccagagcagagagcagagcacGGATCTCTCTGAGGAAGAGTACACAGAGGCTTTAGCGTGGTTTTCCATCGTCCTGCGAAGTGGTCTGTCTGCAGGAGAGAACTGCAGCTTTGGCTCTGAGCTCACCCAACAGCTGGACGGATACCAGGGCATCCTGAAGAGGAACAGCATCCAGACCAGCTTCTTGTCTCTCACCAGACTGGGGGATGCAGACAAGTTGGAAgctctctctgctttctgtaGCCACCTGACCAGACGTTATCAGGCCTTAAACACACCTGGCAGCAACCTGGCTGTGAAGAAATACAGACTTTCCCACCAGCATGGCCCCTGCTCTCTACATGTTGCCCTCCTGTGTGACATGAGCTCAGGGTTTGTCTGTAACATGTTTCTGTACAGTCCAGAGCAACTCCAGAGGCGCAGCAGGAGGCCTGTAGTGGAGCAGGTGGTCAAACACCTGCTGAGGCCTTTCTGCAACCACAGATGCCTGGTTCAGCTGGACAGCTCTGCCTGGATGGAAGGCAGACTCTCAGACATCTTCTCTGGATTTGGGGAGAATATTAATTTCGTTCCAGCTGCTAAAAGGCCAGAGATGAGTTCAACGTCCTCTCAGCACAAACGGACATCTGAGGACTCGACATCTCAACTATTATCCCACCTGCAGGGTTGGACCGGACCTGCTCTGCTTCCTCTGTCAGACCTGAAGGGCTCCGTCATCGATGTGTTCCTACCGGGCCTCTGGGTGACGCTACACGTGATCTGCATCAACACATTTGTGCTCCGCACTCTGCAGAGCCGGGGCTCGGGCCGGCAGGTCAACCTGACGGAGTTCACCAGGACTTTGGCCTCTCAGCTGGCCGTCGACAGCAGCGTCGCCGTGCCGGTTCTGCCACAACTAAACAGCTGCTCATACCAGGAAACCAGATTAGCAAACGCTTCCAAGCAAAGGTTAGTGTTGTTTGTTAGAGTGCTTCAGTTCAAACTAATAATAGCCTCCATGATGTTTGatgtatgaaaaaaacaagcagaaaaaaggGCAAATCTGAGGCACTGAtagatttctatttttaaaaagcacttgATCTCTAAAAATACTCAGAAAAACAGTGGAGGGCTCTGTTGTTCTGAATTCAAGTTCTTCGGCAGCACAAAATAATTATAATGGTAGAATCAACATTGTGTGCATAGTTCCAGTGGATAGTAAGACATAGTACActgaatatactgtatgtaggGTTATGGTACAGCAGTTAAATCAATGTAAAATGGGTTCATATGTTTGGATATTAATAACATTAATGCAGCAGCTAATGATTATTTCCATCAATAACTGACATGACACTTAAATctgtccacattttcacagaTCCTAAGGAGACATCTTAAAATTTCATGAGtccaaaatgcaaatatatttaatttatattaaaaaagaagaaaattcaagcaaatgtttgacatttttgctcgATAAATTATTATGTTCTACCAGAATAATACTAATCAACCTATTATTTGAActacagaaaacacatttggcATAATGCTTCAATtttctaaaccaggggtgtcaaactcattctagttcaggttccactttcagcccagtttgatcttaagtgggccggaccaggaaaatcacagcatattaacccataaataaacacaaaccaaaattttcttttgttttagtgcaagaaAGTACATTCTAACAAATAACAAGACatcacaaatgagacacaaaatgacaaaatgaaaaacaaaatgacaacaaacgagataaatgacaaaagtcggataaaaaagacaacaaaacaacaaaaacgagacaaattaaagctgcaagcagcgttggtcgggtcctcgcatccgagcggcccagCTGTCccacgcatgtccaccaggtggcgctgcaacgGAGAGTGTATATCGGCGTGTGGATGTGATTGTGGCCAggctctgatcacacatgtaaagtttaaGGCAGATTGGTGCATGAACAGGCTAGTTAtaagcacttcctgtttcatggcgagacatccaaaatggccacgTTCCGCTGGTCGCCATTTCcgcgccctcagacttttgcggagcgttttgataacttttgatcacccatgactggtgtacattttgaccaaatttgagctctttCGGGGTTAAACTGTTTcagtttatagatttttaaaaatgtccaaaaatgacacaaaattgtccaaaatatgacttaTAATTCCaaatggccaacttcctgttggattatgggtaatgatacaagatgctttttttgtgcgtcttgatgagttacatatgcgTACCGAATTTCATAGCTCTAGGTGAAACGcggtccgggggctgaattttcacaatattccagggggcgctattgagacattttggcatgcacgcgtgccattccctaaatgtcaaatttttcgccggtccaggtgtgtgtggcgattttcatgcgttttcgtgtataCTTCGGGCATCAAAAATGCGTTTTTCGTGGCAGACGtagaaattataataataattccatgggtttcaaataaatattccaaaaatgagacacaaaatgtcaaaagaacaatgagcaatctagtattttactttatgatcaaaacaacttgtcatggtctagaaattatttaaaatctatagttttacaaatttacaatttgcagttaatgtcttctctgtaatttttacactctgagggctggattggaccctctgaagggccgcttttggcccgcgggcctcatgtttgacacccctgctctaatcATCTTCCGTTCCAATACAATGtgcaacacaaacaagcacaggAATAAGGACAGTCTTGATTTCTATTTTGTCTTCATTCCTGCAGGACAAACACTAGCAGCAGTGCTCAGGTGATGGCAAACGACAAACACATCTCTGCAGTGAAGCTACAGACCAGGTGGAACAGGCCGGGAGTCTGTGGTTTAGACAACTCTGGGAACTCCTGCTACCTGAACGTtgtgctgcagtgtttgtgcTCCACCGTGCCCCTCGTAGAGCATCTCCTTAATCAGGACACACGCAGAGATCTGGCAAAGTGAGACCACCCACCGCCTCCGTTCCCCTGACTCACTCCAGTGTTGAGTCATGTTTGCTGAGTGGTTTAACCTCTGTTTACGCAGGTCTAAATGCCGGTTCGCTGAAGTGTTTGTCCGCCTGCTGGAGGAGATGTGGCTGGGGAGAAGCTCCAGCTGTGCCCCGCTGGAGGCCCGGTCAGttctgtcctccatcctcccccagtTTAACAACTACTGCCAGCAGGACGCCCAGGAGCTGCTGCTCTTTCTCCTCAACACACTTCATGACGACCTCAAAAAGGTGCAGCAAcatacactgctcaaaaaaaatgaagggTGCACTTCAATCAGCTCTTgatgaacaaaatgacataagaacAGCAAATGGAAACCAGAATCCTTAATACCCTATGGATTCAAAATCACACAGGGAAACACAGGCTGATCCAACCTGCATGAGGGTCAATAttcaagactccaaggctttctgagttatttaatataaagtagtgcgTGACgacaacaactccaaatgtttcctttgttttagtgcaaaaaagtcctttctgaaaatgatcacatttaaggaattatcttttcacaagacattatgaacaacctgaaaacaaaaaagagcaaaaattgggcaaaaaagttacaaagcaaccaaaaaatggacaaatgacacaaaaacaagacacaaagcgacaacgatacacaaaacaacgaataatgcaaaacacaaaatggcaaaagtaagacaaaaactcaagtcagacaaaaaggaaacacaaaacgacaaaaatgtgagacaaatgacaaaaacatgagctaaacaacaaaagtcaaacaaaaaaagacaaaacaacaaaaacaggacaaaatattgcaaaaacgagatacaacctgacaaaaaagagacaaaacggcaaaagcgagaaacaaaatgacaaaaaatgagacaaaccacacgaaacaaaacaagagacaaaaaattagacaaaaaagttacaaagtgacaaaaaaataagacaagtgagacaaaaaaaaggacacaaaatgacaaaaacaagaccaaaaaatgacaaaagtgagacaataaaacaacaagaacaagacaaaatattactaaaacgagacccaaaatgacaaaagaacaacgttttactttctgatcaaaacaacttgtcatggtctaggaattattttacACCTGCCAAACCTTGCTGCTGCCTCTCCTTCCACCTGTTGTCACTTTCATTTGCACCAAAGAGGGTTAAACCGAGAAAGAATGGGATGTGATGATTAAATGTTCCCTTCACTTTCTGAGCAGAATATATCACATCTACTCTGTCACTTTGCTCTCACCTCTGACTCCACCTAAAGACGTAATAACTCTGGATTTTTGTGCTTACAAGGTTGCAAAGCGACAGACGTGCTCCTCCACACGTCAGCTGAgaccagaacagaacagaaactgtGCCGCTGACTTCACCATCGTCTCACATCTGTTTGAGGGCCAGCTGAGCTACAAGACCCTCTGCATGCACTGCGACCACCAGGCGCACAGCAAACAAGCCTTCACTGTCCTGTCGCTGCCGATTCCTACAGACATCATTAAATGCTCCATCCAGGTACCTTTGAACAGCTGCAGGTGCTTCCAGATCCtcttttaacccttgtgtcgtcctgtgggtcaaaattgacccggtttaaagtttgaaaatgtggaaaaatatatattttcacagtgaaacttctgatgtccacattttcaacatttttgggaaatctttgaacgtttttttggtggataaaaaagaaatgttaagaatgtttctttaagaacattcacataaaaatcaaccaaaatccgtcgaatttcgctggattttggttgatttttatgtgaatgttcttaaagaaaatattagacgttttactgatatatatggaatcactttagatatttttaggatttttttggaagatttttactcatttcttgaaaatattggcaagaattttcttgccaattttttttttttttttaaataaaacttttaagggaaattttaaggaattattgcaattttcttcctgaaggttttgcaaattttcagaaatttgggggattttttgcagattttttggatttttttttacagacaaggaaacaatattttttggtgcccgtaaatgaagacaataggagggttaaaacaccATAGTTTCACATGCTGGTGGCATTGCTGTTCTGTGCTTCCTCACCCTTATTTCTGTCGTAGGATTGTCTGTCGCTGTTCTTTGAGCAGACCATCTTGACAGGCGGAGAGCAGATGTTGTGTTCGGTGTGTGGGCTGAGGAGGGAAACGGTGGTCCTCACAAGTCTGGACAAACCTCCAGAGATCCTCCTGTTGCATCTGAAACGGTGGGTAGAAACAAAACATAATCTGTTAAGGTGACACTTTGTAGTAAGTGTGCATGTTTAACTGATGAATGTTATGAATGAATCTCACCTAAATATCCACTTGGTGCAGTTGCTGGTCAGAGGATCTTCAGAAACTGATGGATTTTTGTCAAGATACAATAGAAATGTACATAAAGAAATACAAGGTTTTGAAACGATTTATGCCTTGCTGGCTTGAAAGTTTAGTTTTAGAGTTCATTCTGCCAATATGTGACTTGTGGTTGAATCTTATGATAATCAAATTAGCTGAATTTAAATTATCTGCATAAAGAAACATTGATCTGTAcatataaatgataaatatctgtTTTGCTTTCAAAAAGTCTGTATTGactgtttagttttgctctcaCAAGTAATGTTACAATCATTAGAAAACCTGACATCACTGCATTAGAATAACAGAGTTGAGTTTGATCAACTAAAACACTGAtctaagcagcagcagcagctctgtgggcAAAACCATCTTTTTTAATGAGAGTGAATGGACATGTGGAAGCAATCAGAGACTATGAATACTCACAAAAATAGCTAATTTGATGACTTTTTAATTTATGGATGCCTTAACTGTGAGTTTAAATAACTAGCAGTGCCTAAAGCTGGTATTAATACTGAGTTTGAGACCttcactgtaaataatgtctataGAAATACATTAATCCAACAAGAGTCAAGCATACTTTATGTGCTAACATGACTTATTTGTTCTATTATGCTGCGTTCAAACGCCCCGGAGATACAGCAGAGCTAATGTTGTCTGTATTAGTCGTAAATCAATagtatgtttttaaatcacactGAACTTTATTGATTTCCTCTGCAGGTTTGGCTGTAAGGGGAAGAACCAGGTGAAACTCAGGACTAACGTTGGGTTTTCCATGAAGCTCGATCTCACACCGTTTCTATCCAGCTCAGCTCAGAATGCCTCGTATTCTTCATACCACCTGTACGCTGTTGTGGTGAGTAAACAAAGAGAAATACATTAAAAGCTCTACTTGCtaatttgttaaagatgtaattaaatgttttggtttttttttttgaaactatATTATTGCAATATGGGCAGGAATAATAGTCTTTTAACAGTAACTGTTGACAGAGACAATTAGACTTAAGACCAACAAGCTCTGTATCCAAATTATTATTAACAGTCATTTAAATAATTCCCTAAAACCCATTTTTATAGACTGACTCTAACCTCTTAAGACTCGAGCTTTGGTGGggctgcattttagatttcttctagttattgGGGAAAAGCAGaaaccaataaatataataatcagataATACATAATAtccaatattacattttatcatATTCATATTATATTTAGATTattattcttgttatttttattattataattattattttcattcttattattattatgaacaatacgctttttgaaaaaaaattatgtccACATATGTAGACGCCAGGTCCTAGGAAGCTAATGCGATGTCTGTTATTCTCTTCTACCCTTTTTGAACTTATTTTGTACtataattatataattattactatttttttatacTCTTTGTCTCTTCGATTCaacctgttttctttcttttttaaaaaaattattatagcATTTTTGGTGTTATTTGTATTCCACTGGTGTTTGTcgatttattttgtaaatctttTACTGTTGAactctatttccttcttcttccttccttctttatAAATGTTATGATTGTTTGGAGCAAATAGCCAAAAGGTTCTGGGACAGATGGCAGTTTTTCAATAGTTTTACtactttttttcttacttttcttttttatttatatttggcCACACTGGTTTTCCTAAGtatcttacatttttttgtcctgtctgtaaagcaactttttaaaaaggtgcTATGTAAATAAACTTATCTTTATTTTCACAGAATCTTTAATGATTTGCCATTATGTCAAAATCCAACAATAAATTACTGCAGTTAAGTCATATTAATGGCTTGACAAGTAGCATACATGAAATAAACTTTTCTAAGAATGGCCTTAATTAGGTTTTGGTcactatacaaaaaaaatcagggtATAACAATATTTACAGGAAATGGCAAATTGCCTGCAAAGCAAAGGAGTTTTTATCTTGTCCACAGTTTCTGCCTGCTGGTTTCTCACGCAAACGAACCCTTTCCTCCTCTAGAACCACACTGGCCACCTGAACATGGGTCACTACACGGCTCTGTGCCACAACGCTCCGGCTCAGGTCTGGCACTGTTTCGACGACTCCATTGTCAGAGAGGTACAGGACAGAGTGGTTCAGTCTCCAAACGCGTACATGCTGCTCTACAGCTGCAAACCTTTCCAAAAGCCAAAGATTCAAGGACTCTGAGCTCTCCAACAAGCGCCGCAAATCCATCCATTTCTCTTAATGAATGGAGATTTAAACTGTACATCTCCGGCGCTTGCTGTGCTGCTGGCTTCTCCAGAATTTCTAGAAATAAATTATAAGGTTGGTCCCTCACTTGTGTGTTGCTGATATAAACGTCAGGACCAACTTGCAGCACCAGGACCAACATAGCAACTAGCAATTAATACGCCAAAGCAGGGTGAGTTAGAAGAATACAACTGAAGAAATACAGCTagtaaatataaaattatataaaataaaaacaagcatgAAGCTGTAACAAAATCCTAACTCAGCCtgtcattaatttttttaaaccacaagAAGGAAGCAATACTGGTTTTCACTGATTTCAAGAAGGGATTCGACtcaactgacagaaaaaaatgttccaaattcTACTGGCATATGGAATCCTCCTCCTATTGTTGAAGCAATAAAAGGTATGTATGTCACCACTTCTGTGGTAGCCAAGACTCCTGAGAGCAACACAGATCTCTTCTCCATAGACACAAGAGTACTCCAAGAAGACCCTCTAGCTCCGTTCATCTCCATCATCTGCTTAGACTATGCTCTGAGGAATGCAATCTCGCCCTC
This genomic interval carries:
- the LOC111577620 gene encoding uncharacterized protein LOC111577620 isoform X1, with product MKAKALSVKECTWMSEECHLVEEQHGDTQRDNLCLPNIFRSKKVKPLIKVQSSHNYQVYHTARELMMEVLDREAVQELTRRAAGVKTGGNRSSHSQSREQSTDLSEEEYTEALAWFSIVLRSGLSAGENCSFGSELTQQLDGYQGILKRNSIQTSFLSLTRLGDADKLEALSAFCSHLTRRYQALNTPGSNLAVKKYRLSHQHGPCSLHVALLCDMSSGFVCNMFLYSPEQLQRRSRRPVVEQVVKHLLRPFCNHRCLVQLDSSAWMEGRLSDIFSGFGENINFVPAAKRPEMSSTSSQHKRTSEDSTSQLLSHLQGWTGPALLPLSDLKGSVIDVFLPGLWVTLHVICINTFVLRTLQSRGSGRQVNLTEFTRTLASQLAVDSSVAVPVLPQLNSCSYQETRLANASKQRTNTSSSAQVMANDKHISAVKLQTRWNRPGVCGLDNSGNSCYLNVVLQCLCSTVPLVEHLLNQDTRRDLAKSKCRFAEVFVRLLEEMWLGRSSSCAPLEARSVLSSILPQFNNYCQQDAQELLLFLLNTLHDDLKKVAKRQTCSSTRQLRPEQNRNCAADFTIVSHLFEGQLSYKTLCMHCDHQAHSKQAFTVLSLPIPTDIIKCSIQDCLSLFFEQTILTGGEQMLCSVCGLRRETVVLTSLDKPPEILLLHLKRFGCKGKNQVKLRTNVGFSMKLDLTPFLSSSAQNASYSSYHLYAVVNHTGHLNMGHYTALCHNAPAQVWHCFDDSIVREVQDRVVQSPNAYMLLYSCKPFQKPKIQGL
- the LOC111577620 gene encoding uncharacterized protein LOC111577620 isoform X2; translation: MKAKALSVKECTWMSEECHLVEEQHGDTQRDNLCLPNIFRSKKVKPLIKVQSSHNYQVYHTARELMMEVLDREAVQELTRRAAGVKTGGNRSSHSQSREQSTDLSEEEYTEALAWFSIVLRSGLSAGENCSFGSELTQQLDGYQGILKRNSIQTSFLSLTRLGDADKLEALSAFCSHLTRRYQALNTPGSNLAVKKYRLSHQHGPCSLHVALLCDMSSGFVCNMFLYSPEQLQRRSRRPVVEQVVKHLLRPFCNHRCLVQLDSSAWMEGRLSDIFSGFGENINFVPAAKRPEMSSTSSQHKRTSEDSTSQLLSHLQGWTGPALLPLSDLKGSVIDVFLPGLWVTLHVICINTFVLRTLQSRGSGRQVNLTEFTRTLASQLAVDSSVAVPVLPQLNSCSYQETRLANASKQRTNTSSSAQVMANDKHISAVKLQTRWNRPGVCGLDNSGNSCYLNVVLQCLCSTVPLVEHLLNQDTRRDLAKSKCRFAEVFVRLLEEMWLGRSSSCAPLEARSVLSSILPQFNNYCQQDAQELLLFLLNTLHDDLKKVQQHTLLKKNEGPEQNRNCAADFTIVSHLFEGQLSYKTLCMHCDHQAHSKQAFTVLSLPIPTDIIKCSIQDCLSLFFEQTILTGGEQMLCSVCGLRRETVVLTSLDKPPEILLLHLKRFGCKGKNQVKLRTNVGFSMKLDLTPFLSSSAQNASYSSYHLYAVVNHTGHLNMGHYTALCHNAPAQVWHCFDDSIVREVQDRVVQSPNAYMLLYSCKPFQKPKIQGL